TCGTCACGTCTGCACGAGGACGACGCCCGCGAGCACGAGCACGCCCCCGACGAGCGTGGCGAGCGTGACCGGTTCGTCGAGCAGGAGCGCCCCCAGCGCCACGGCGACGGCTGGTTCGACGGTGCTGACGATGCCGGTCCTGCTCGGCCCGATCCGGCGCAACCCGAGGAAGAACGTCGAGACGGGGAGCACCGTCGCGAGCACCGCGATACCGAGGACCGCGGCCCACCCCAGTCGAGACTCGGGGAGCGCCAGACGCCCGGTCGCACCGCCGAGCGCGAGAAACGAGAGCGCGGCCGCCGGCATGACGTAGGCGCTCAGCACCACCCCGTCGGTCGCGTCGAGCGCCACTCGACTGACGACGATGTACAGCGAGTAGACGACCGCGCTGCCGAGGACGATCAGCACGCCCGTCGGATCCACGCCGGCGGGATCCGCCCCCGTGACGAGCAGCACGCCGCCCAGCGCGAGGGGAAGCGCGACCAGATCCCGCCGCGTGAGCGACTCGTCGAGCACCGTCGCCGAGAGGAG
The Halomarina pelagica DNA segment above includes these coding regions:
- a CDS encoding EamA family transporter, whose protein sequence is MSPCDGVLDDETVGAALVTCSAVGFGTLAVLGEYAFAAGLNVASVLALRFSIATALVWPLLLVARSRAGDLASLRLRGRTLAIAVLLGLVGYTGQSALFFLGLRYLTAGMTTIVLYTYPVFVLLLSATVLDESLTRRDLVALPLALGGVLLVTGADPAGVDPTGVLIVLGSAVVYSLYIVVSRVALDATDGVVLSAYVMPAAALSFLALGGATGRLALPESRLGWAAVLGIAVLATVLPVSTFFLGLRRIGPSRTGIVSTVEPAVAVALGALLLDEPVTLATLVGGVLVLAGVVLVQT